The nucleotide window CCAAACTATCTCAATGGGAGCATCAATTAAACTGGAATATTCAAATTTTAACATACATTTATTGGTTATTTCTGAATTTCAAAATATTAAATAGTGCATGATTTGAGAGATGATCTCACCACTAAGGTTAAGACGTTGTTGAAAATCAACTATGTTTTTATAGTCTCCTTTTTGGTGACGATCGGCAATAATTTGTTCGGCTAAAGTAGGACTTAAAAAAGGCAGTTGTTCCAGTTGTTTTACATGAGCCTGATTAAGATTAATCCGTTGAGGATTCAAGAGACTTTCAGGGTCATAGTAACAAAAATCCAGGATTGGCTCTAAGGGTTTGAGCCGTCGGACTGGAACACTCAGGGCTGCAGCTACATCTTCTATAGAAAGTAACTCAACGCCCATCCCTACCAGTTTAACTAAAATTCGGGCTTGATGAATTGAAATCCCAGGAAGTCTGAGCCAATCATCTACACTGGCTTGATTGACATCAATTTTTATCCCTAGTTCCCTGGCAATGGTAATTTCTTCTAGAGACTGAAAACGATAATAGGGGTCATTTTTAATTTTTTGACGGATAATTTGATGCTGTGGGTTTAACTTTTGGGTAAACTCTTTAGCCGTAGATAACCAGCGAGGACGGTTCATAATTAATTGATAATTGAGCATGAAAAATTATAACATTAGGAATTTAGGTTAGGAGATTTAACGGCTTGCGAAGTTTCCCAGTTCGTCTGTTTAATAGATAGTATTGATAATTAATAATCAATTAACAATAAAATTCAAATAAATAATGATCAATTATCCATTATCTTACTGTCTAATTAACTAATATGTTCCAATAATTGACGACGTTTTTGTTCAAATTCATATTCTGATAGTAATCCCTCTGCTCGGAGTTGATCTAATTCTCGCAAAGCAGAAGCAAGTGCTTTTATTTGGGATGGATCGCTCCTAGAATCATTAATCGATTGTTTGAGATTAAAATATACATTAAACTGTTGAGAATCTTGGACTAAATACCACACTGCATCAATGGCACAGGCAATTTTAGGAATTGGAGTTTGCCACAATACCAGATATAAAATTCCCCATAGGGGTTGTCCTAAATAAAATTTATGAATACCCGCAATAGGTATAGGCAAGACTAAAACACTTCCTAATAAAGCTAGGAATACGGCTATTTTACGGTTTTTTGGCTTGTTAAATAGATCCTCAAACATGATTTGTCCATTTTGTCCTACTCTTAATTAGACTCCTTAAGCTGTTGTGCATTTAAACTGGGTATTATGATTTTAATAAAAAAAACCTAAAACCTTTCCCCCTTACCCCTTCCCCCATACCAAACCACAATGAGTAATTTACGCATCATAACAGCTTATTAGACTCTAACCTTTTTGACCTTCAGCTATTGGGAGAGTTCCTCTATCTTTTGGGGAGTGCCTTATTTGAGCAACCGGTAGGGGGTATTAGCGCACCGGAACGCGCCCTAGTGAAATATATAAGCAACCCCTGACCTGTAATTGACTCTTGACCTGAAAGGGTGTGATAGACTAGGGATGAGAAATTGTATTTTTAAGACCTAAGTTCTAGTAAAGACTTTTGACTAGCCCATGACACCAGAAAATCAAAC belongs to Gloeothece citriformis PCC 7424 and includes:
- a CDS encoding ComEA family DNA-binding protein; its protein translation is MNRPRWLSTAKEFTQKLNPQHQIIRQKIKNDPYYRFQSLEEITIARELGIKIDVNQASVDDWLRLPGISIHQARILVKLVGMGVELLSIEDVAAALSVPVRRLKPLEPILDFCYYDPESLLNPQRINLNQAHVKQLEQLPFLSPTLAEQIIADRHQKGDYKNIVDFQQRLNLSGEIISQIMHYLIF
- a CDS encoding SHOCT domain-containing protein, with the protein product MFEDLFNKPKNRKIAVFLALLGSVLVLPIPIAGIHKFYLGQPLWGILYLVLWQTPIPKIACAIDAVWYLVQDSQQFNVYFNLKQSINDSRSDPSQIKALASALRELDQLRAEGLLSEYEFEQKRRQLLEHIS